The Desulfuromonas acetexigens genomic sequence TCGACAACGAGATGAAAACCTACGGGGATGATTGCGTTTTTCTCGACATCACCCACAAGGGGGCGGAGTTCATCGAGAAGCATTTCCCGAACATCCACGAGACCTGCCTTTCCTTCGGCATCGACATGACCAAGGAACCGATTCCGGTGGTGCCGGCAGCCCATTATCTCTGTGGCGGGGTACGGGTCGACGAATGGGGGGAGTCGGACATTCAGAACCTTTTCGTCATCGGCGAATCGTCCTGCACCGGCCTGCATGGCGCCAACCGCCTGGCCAGCAACAGTCTGCTCGAAGGGGTGGTCTACGGCAAACGCGCCGCGCAACGCTCCTTGGAACGCCTGGCCGGCCTGCCCGACACCTATCCGTCCATCGACCCCTGGGACTACGGCACCGCCACCAACAGCGACGAAGAGGTGGTGGTTGCCCACAACTGGCACGAAATCCGCCTCTGCATGTGGAACTATGTCGGCATCGTCCGCTCCAACAAGCGCCTGGTGCGGGCGTTGCGCCGAATCCAGATGATTCAGGAGGAGATCGCCGACTACTACTGGGACTTCCTCATCACCTCGGACCTTATCGAATTGCGCAACATCGCCACGGTGGCGGAACTCATTGTCCGCTGTGCCTTGGAACGGGAAGAAAGCCGGGGACTGCACTACACGATCGACTTCCCCGAAACCGACGATATCCACTGGAAGCGGGATACCCTGATCCAGAAACAATTTTAAAAAACCAACCAGGAGCCGACCCTTGACCATTGACGAGATTCGCGTACGCATCGACGAGCTGGACCGCCTGCTGTTGAAGATTTTCAACGAACGGGCTGACTTGGCGTTGCAGATCGGGGAGATCAAAAAGGAACTGGGCCTAGCCGTCTACGACCCGGCCCGGGAGAAGCGCATCTTCGAGGCCATGCAGGCGGCCAACCCCGGCCCCCTGGACAACGGCGCCATCGTTCGCATGTTCGAGCGCGTCATCGACGAATCCCGGCGGCTGGAACGTATCCGCACGAAAGGTCTGTGAAGATGCTGATTGTCATGAAAAAAAACGTCACCGAAAACGAGTTGCAACAGGTCAAAGAGTATCTCATCGAGCGGGATTTCGACTTTCATCAGTCAACCGGGGCCAACCGGGTCATTCTCGGCGTCATCGGCGACACCGGCCGCGTCTCCGTCGATGATCTGCAAGCCCAACCCGGAGTGCAACAGGTCTTCAAAATTTCCGAGGAGGAATGACCCGTCCCCGGCGGGAGCGGCGACGCTCCCGCTTTTTTTCAGGGATTTTCCGGCCCGCGCAATTCCTCTGCCAGCAGTTTCCGCAACGCCGCGACCCGCTTGCGGTTGACGCCGAAATCGCTATAGCCAAGGCGGGCGGCGGAACGCAGATGCACCACCTTTT encodes the following:
- a CDS encoding chorismate mutase; this translates as MTIDEIRVRIDELDRLLLKIFNERADLALQIGEIKKELGLAVYDPAREKRIFEAMQAANPGPLDNGAIVRMFERVIDESRRLERIRTKGL